From Solea senegalensis isolate Sse05_10M linkage group LG19, IFAPA_SoseM_1, whole genome shotgun sequence, the proteins below share one genomic window:
- the LOC122784793 gene encoding E3 ubiquitin-protein ligase TRIM39-like, producing the protein MTMAEASAPDLFSEQELTCSICLDLFSEPVSTPCGHNFCQACIGGYWASSSVWTCPLCKHHYEERPHLSVNKVFALISDKYRVARYGAAGLPKSMSSDASTLAGRFGSTPSVSAVASGEDMVWCDVCTGVKQPAVSSCLTCTASYCTEHVQPHHTAVFYSKHPLMDPQEALRGRTCSVHRRLLEVYCQTCQNCICAICVLDQHRTHKTVSVQTERLSKQKHVARTEQVILNRIKEREIHVSELKKKLEGVKNYADGERGDVEHLLDQVSRSLDRIRTQVVGGIQDQLDTVMTKGEGLVSHLEAELKQLGNRRATLEVQAISQDHIGFLQSFEEATAPLDEDKKEDEDEELSLHFQLTDVKTSLSEVKDKMDDIRMGEEPTRGSRGSISSGDHMMAAESMMSLRGSTMSLRKSQWSLRDLKKNKPVSGHKKARVYMEDVTLNPVTAYPFLILSEDRKQVKRGEKLQFYRNSPHRFDVWSCVSAKEGFNCGRHYWEVFVGENKDWKLGVVSESAQRKGLFDMSPSNGYYAIWWSGSQLRALTTPPLTKVKNPPKLRQVGVFLDADVGQVSFFNAKSGSEIYSFSNSTEFTDRMFPLLGTGDKEVPLILMTTQHQLA; encoded by the exons aTGACGATGGCAGAGGCATCGGCTCCAGATTTGTTCTCAGAGCAGGAGTTAACCTGCTCCATCTGTCTGGACCTGTTCAGTGAACCGGTCTCCACTCCTTGTGGACACAACTTCTGCCAG GCGTGTATCGGTGGTTACTGGGCGTCCAGCTCAGTGTGGACGTGTCCGCTGTGTAAACATCACTATGAAGAACGTCCTCATCTCAGTGTCAACAAAGTCTTTGCTCTAATCTCAGATAAGTACAGAGTGGCCCGTTACGGAGCGGCCGGGTTACCCAAGTCCATGTCCAGCGACGCGTCCACCCTCGCGGGTCGCTTTGGCTCCACCCCGTCTGTGTCGGCGGTGGCGTCAGGTGAAGACATGGTGTGGTGCGACGTGTGCACAGGTGTGAAACAGCCGGCCGTCAGCTCCTGTCTCACCTGCACCGCCTCCTACTGCACTGAGCACGTGCAGCCGCATCACACCGCGGTTTTCTATTCCAAACACCCACTGATGGACCCACAGGAGGCACTGAGGGGACGCACCTGCTCCGTACACCGCCGCCTGCTGGAG GTTTACTGTCAGACGTGTCAGAACTGTATCTGTGCCATCTGTGTCCTGGACCAACATCGGACTCACAAAACCGTGTCGGTCCAGACAGAGCGACTCAGCAAACAG AAACATGTGGCGAGGACAGAGCAGGTGATCCTGAACCgcatcaaagagagagagatccacGTGAGCGAGCTGAAGAAGAAACTGGAGGGAGTGAAG aactACGCAGACGGAGAGCGAGGCGACGTCGAGCACCTGCTGGACCAGGTGTCCAGGTCTCTGGACCGGATCCGTACCCAGGTGGTGGGTGGGATCCAGGACCAGCTGGACACCGTCATGACAAAGGGGGAGGGGCTGGTAAGCCACCTGGAGGCGGAGCTAAAGCAGCTGGGGAACCGGAGGGCAACACTGGAGGTCCAGGCCATCAGTCAGGATCACATTGGCTTCCTGCAG AGTTTCGAGGAGGCCACAGCTCCTCTGGACGAGGACAAAaaagaggacgaggacgaggagttGTCTCTGCACTTCCAGCTGACGGACGTGAAGACCTCACTGTCTGAGGTCAAGGACAAGATGGATGACATCAGGATGGGGGAGGAGCCAACCAGAGGCTCCAGAGGCTCCA TTTCCTCTGGTGACCACATGATGGCAGCAGAGAGTATGATGAGTCTGAGAGGAAGCACCATGAGTCTGAGGAAGAGTCAGTGGTCACtgagag atctgaagaaaaacaaaccagtcTCAG GACATAAAAAGGCTCGAGTCTACATGG aGGATGTGACACTGAACCCAGTCACAGCGTATCCGTTCCTCATCCTGTCTGAGGACAGGAAGCAGGTGAAGCGAGGAGAGAAGCTGCAGTTCTATAGAAACAGTCCTCACAGGTTTGATGTTTGGTCTTGTGTCAGCGCTAAAGAGGGATTCAACTGTGGACGCCATTACTGGGAg gtgtTTGTTGGGGAGAATAAGGACTGGAAACTGGGCGTGGTCAGTGAGTCGGCTCAGAGGAAAGGTCTCTTCGACATGAGTCCTTCTAACGGATACTACGCCATCTGGTGGAGTGGCAGTCAGCTGAGAGCACTGACCACACCCCCTCTGACCAAG GTGAAGAATCCTCCAAAGTTGCGTCAGGTGGGCGTGTTTCTGGACGCAGACGTGGGTCAAGTTTCCTTCTTTAATGCTAAGTCTGGATCAGAGATCTACAGCTTCAGCAACTCCACTGAGTTCACCGACAGAATGTTTCCTCTGCTGGGAACTGGAGACAAAGAAGTTCCTCTGATCCTGATGACCACGCAGCACCAGCTCGCctga
- the ube2m gene encoding NEDD8-conjugating enzyme Ubc12 gives MIKLFSLKQQKKDEESAGGNRAGAGGKKASAAQLRIQKDINELNLPKTCEINFPDDDDLLNFRLIISPDEGFYKGGKFVFSFKVGQGYPHDPPKVKCETMVYHPNIDLEGNVCLNILREDWKPVLTVNSIIYGLQYLFLEPNPEDPLNKEAAEVLQTNRRLFEQNVHRSLRGGYVGATYFERCLK, from the exons ATGATTAAGCTGTTTTccctgaagcagcagaagaaagacGAGGAATCTGCTGGAGGAAACAGAGCAGGAGCCGGGGGGAAAAAAGCTAGCGCGGCCCAGCTCCGCATACAGAAAG ACATCAATGAGTTGAACCTGCCAAAGACGTGTGAGATCAACTTCCCTGACGACGACGATCTCCTCAACTTCAGACTCATCATCTCACCAGACGAG GGTTTTTACAAAGGAGGAAAGTTTGTCTTCAGCTTTAAg gtaggACAGGGTTACCCTCACGATCCTCCTAAGGTCAAGTGTGAGACGATGGTTTATCACCCGAACATCGACCTGGAGGGAAACGTCTGCTTAAATATCCTGAG AGAGGACTGGAAGCCTGTGTTGACAGTTAACTCCATCATCTACGGTCTACAGTATCTGTTTCta GAGCCAAATCCTGAGGATCCTCTGAACAAAGAGGCTGCTGAGGTTCTGCAGACGAACCGAAGGCTCTTTGAGCAGAACGTCCACCGCTCTCTGAGAGGAGGCTACGTGGGCGCCACCTACTTTGAGAGGTGTCTGAAATAA